GAGGACATCGAAGCCGCTGCCCTGCCGACGGAGCACGGCCATCGTGTAGAGCTCGCCCTGGTCGAAGAGGCCGAGCATCACCGACTTGCCCGACGGGCACACCGAGTCGAGGGCGCGACGCACCACGGTCTGCGTGGGCGGCGGCACGCCGTGCAGGCGACGCGGCCAGCGCTCGAGCAGTCCCTCGGCGGTCATCTGCTGCACGATCCCCACGAGCGTGAGCGCCTGCGCCGTGAGGTCGTCGCTGCGCCGGAGCCGCGCGCCGAAGCGCTCCATGATCTCCTCGAGGGCGTAGCGCTCGGCGGCGATCGCGAAGCTCGCGCCGTGGCGCGCGGCGAGCTCCGGGAGCGGGGTCGGCCAGGGACCGCCCGGCGTGAGCCGGCCGCGCTTCGTGTGGACCAGCTTCCGGATGACGCCGCCCTCGTGGAGCACGAAGAGCCCGCCGCGCGCCCGCTCGGCCTCGCGATCCTCGGTGCGCGCCCGCGGCTTCCACAGCGCGAGGAACCGAGACCACGACTCGTGGGTCCACCCTTCGAAGCGAACGTCGGCGGTCAACATGGGCTGAAAAACAAAGACCCCAAGCGCGCCCGTTCTGCAATCGTTTCCCGCGAGCCCGCGGCGTGTCGCTTCGCCGAGCGGCGCCGCCTCGTGGGCTGCTAGGTTCGCGCCGTGGACGCCACCCCCACGACCGCCGAGTCGCTCTTCCTCTCCCACTTCCTGCCGCTCTACCCCGAGTCGGCCCGCGCCGACCTCGGGCTCGCCCGGGCGACCGACGCGAACCCGGGCAAGAACCCCGCGCTCGTCGACCAGCTCGAAGACACGGCGCTGCGCTTCGCGGCCCTCTTTCCGCGGCTGGTAGAGGGCGCCGTCCTCGACTTCTCCGACGCCAGCGTGCACCGGCTGAGCGCGTCGCTCACGAGAGAGCGCCGCGAGGCCTGGGCGAGCGACGGCGGCGCCGCGGGGGCGGCCGACAACACGCTCTTCAACGTGGTGGTGCATGGCGCCGCGTACGTGGCGGCGTGCATCGTCAAGAACCACGGCGGCCGCTGGGCGGTCCGCAACCCGCTCTGGGAGAGCCTGGTGTCGCTCACCTCGCGCGCGGGCACGGGCGATCTGCCCGTGTTCCACTGGTGGCTCAAGGCGCTCTCCGACGCGGCGCTGGCGGGCGAGGCGAACCTCTCGGACCGGTACCGAGCGCAGGTCGAGCTCCCGTGCGCGCGCCCCGAGACCTGGCCGCGATTGTTCGAGGGCGAGCGGTCGCTGCCGCGCATCACCAAGGTGCGGTACGACGTGCTGCACAAGTACCTGAAGGCGCACGTGCCCGAGGTCCGTGATCTCGGCGTGGTGTTCCCCTCCCCGGAGCGCTTCGACGAGCTCGGCTTCAAGTGGCTCGACGTGCGGGCGCTCGGCGACAACCGAGTGCTGCTCATCTCGGGCCTCGCGCGCGCCGGGTTTCACCTCTTCTTCCTGACGGCGTCCGGCTTCGACAAGGCACTTTACTATCCCGCCGACTCGTTCCCCGAGCCGGTGGTGCGCCCCCGCGGCGACAAGCTGGAGGTGCACCTCGCCGTCGGCACCCAGCCGGTCGTCCACGAGATGCTCTACTGGGGCCTGTAGCAGCTCGCTCGCGCCGCCCGCGGGCGCCGACCGTGCGGCGGTTTTCGCGCGCCGTGGTAGAGAGTCCCCATGACCGCGAAGGCCGAGACCCCCGCGCCAAAGCCCGATGAGACCCCCGCGAAGAAGGCCGACCCGTCGGATGGCGCGTTCTACGTCGTGAGCCTCGCCGTGGTCGTGCTCGCGCTCCTCTTCGGCTTCTTCGGGCTCCCCAAGATGTTCCGCACGGCGCACGCCGAGCGCATCGGGAAAGTGGCGCCCGACTTCACCCTGCCGGTCCTCTCCAACGGGGACGCGCTCGGCCCGAAGACCGAGCAGATCGCGCTCGCGTCGCTCAAGGGGCGGCCGGTGCTGCTCGACTATTGGGCCACGTGGTGCGGCCCCTGCCAGGCCGAGGCGCCCGTCGTCGATCGCATCTACCGTCGCCACAAGGAGCGCGGCCTCGTGGTCCTCGGCGTGAACGTGAACGCGAAGAACGACCTCGACTCGGTGGCGCCCTGGGTTCAGCGCAAAGGGCTGAGCTTCCCCATCCTGCACGACTTCGACAACTCGGGGTCGGCCGCGTTCAACGTCACGAACATCCCCACGCTGGTGCTCATCTCGCGCGAGGGCAAGGTGGTCGCGATCCGCACCGGCGTCACGAGCGACGAGGACCTCGATCGCCTCGTGAAGGAAGCCCTGTAGCGTCGGCTGCTGACCGGCCTCGGCTCGGCCTCGGGTCCGCGGCGGCGCCGAACGCGCCGGGGCGCGCGGCCGCCCGGGGCGCCCCGGCGGGTTTCCCTTCCTTGGCCACGAAGCGTGCGCAATCATGCGGGCGTGTCGGATGACGAGACCCACGGCCCAACTCCGAGGCCCTTCCCCCCCTTTCCGTCGGTCAAGGCGCCGCCGCCGGGACGCGGCCTCGACCCGCGCCAGGCGCACGCGCTGAAGCTCGACGAGGGGCTCGCCGGCAGGCTGCCGACCGCGGTCGACACCGGCGTGGGCTTCCGGGCTTCCGCGGTCGATCTCGGAGAATTGAAGGAGCTCATCGAGGGCGGCACCCGGCGGCTCACCCTCCAGCAGCTCCACACGCGCTGGGACGACGACGTGCGCGGCTTCATCCACTCGGTCGTGACGAGCTGGGTGCAGCGCCCCCGCGACATCGCGGGCGAGCTGCTCGCCGATCGGGTGCGCGTGCGCTTCGTGACGCAGGACGACCACGGCGAGTACTCGTACGCGTTCGACGTCTTCCCAAGGAGCCCGTGACCGCGAGCGACGCGCTCGGCGCGGCCGAGATCGCGCTGCTACGCGAGGTGCGCCTGTCCGACGAGGACCACGGCGGGCTCGACTCGCGCGAGCTCTCCCGCGACGAGTACGACACCATGGACCGCCTCTGCGCGCTCGGGCTGGTCGAGGCGATCGGCGAATACGGCGAGGCGCCCGACGGCGAGGAAGACGAGCGCGAGGCGGGCGACTCCGAGATCGTCTACCGCGTCACCGGCGCCGGGGTGGCGGCGCTCGCGGAGCGTGGCTGAGGTGGGGCAGCCGGTGCGGCGTGGGTGTGAGGGCGTTCCCCCCTCACGCTCCCCCCTTCGCGGCGCGTGTTGTCGGCGTGGCTGAGGCGCGCGAGCGGCGAAAGAGAGGGCGCCGCTGCGATGAACGGGCGTGGCCGCCGTGCGTCAGTCGTGAGAGTGCGCCGCGTCGGTGGCGGCGTCCGCCTGGGGCTTCGCGTCGGTCGCGGCGTCGCCCGAGCCCGCGTCGGCGGTCACCGGCGGCGCGGCCTTGCAGAGCGCGAGGCAGGAGTCCTTCTTCGCCACGCACGCCTCGTCGCTCGTCGCCGACTCCGCCGCTTCGTGGCACTCGTGGATCTGCCCGGTGCCCGGATCGACCGGGTGGCAGGCGTCGATGATGGCGAGGCACGTGGCGAACGAGGTCGTCCCGTGGGAGTGATCGTCCGAGCACCCCGCCCCGACGACGAGGGCCATGGTCGCGAGGGCGGAGGCGAAGAGCAGGGAGCGCAGGGAGCGCAGGGAGCGCAGGGAGCGCAGGGAGCGCAGGGAGCGCAGGGAGAACGAGGCGAGCGACGGCGACTTCATGGCGCCAGGGAACCACGTCACGCGCGCCTACCCATGCGACCCGTTGTCGCACCATGTTCCTGCCGTGCTCCCTTCGGTCGCGTGGCCTAGGCACGCCGCTCGCCTGCGGCTCGCTTGCATGTTCATGCAACTTGCATGCAGTTCTACTGGGGAGCCCCGAGTGGTTGCGTGGCGACGGACGCCTCACCAGTTCCACGGCGTCGGCGGCGGCCACAAGCCTTCGGCGCTGCCGTTCGCAAAGAAGTACTCCGCCCAGCGCCGCTCCGTCTGGGCGGCCTCGCCGGTGAGGCGCGGATTGATCGGCGGCGCGCGGAGCGTGCCCTTCTTGAGGCCTTCTTCCATCGTGGCTGCGAACGGACGCTCGAGGAAATACGCAGCTTCCCTATCGAACTCGCCCAACAAGAGCCTCGTCGCCTCGGCCTCGCCCTTGTTGCTCTCGATCTCGACCCTGACCGAGAGCGGCTCGTCGAGCACGATGGGCGGGGAGGTCGCGAGGGTGATGCGCTGCCGGACCTTCGCCGTCCAGATGGTGAAGTGGTCGGTCTTGGTCGTGGTCGACGTCTTCATCACGGGGCGTTGAGCGGGCGGGAGCTTCTGGATTTCGTCGGCGATCCGCTTCTCTTGCGCTGCGACCAGCGGTCGTAGCTCCGCGGCGCGGCGCTCGGCCTGCCCCTGTTGGAGCACGGCCGAGCCACACTGGACCTTCGAGTAGACCGGCCCACCGACCCGGCTGTTCGCGCCGGTCTTGCCGGGGTCGACGCCCTCGAACTTGTCGCAGCCTCGGTTCGCCTTCGCCGTCTCGATGTCCTTCTCGACCGCGGCGAGCTCGCTCCGCAGCTCTCCGAGCCTTCGATCCAGCTCGCGGAGCGGGGCGAGCGCCGCCTCGCGCGCCGGGTTCGCTTCTTGAACCGTGAAGTTCTTCGAGACGGTGCTCGTCGAGCGGGTGTTCCCCGCGCGCTTCACGTCGGAGATGCTGCGCGGGCCGACCGTCACCGCATAGAGGGTCCTGCCCGCCGCGACCGCGTGTTGCTTGAGCGCGTCTGGCTGGTACAGCCTGCCGTCCGACATGCAGTATCGGTAGCCGGGCGGGGCGTTCGCGCTGAGGCCGCCTCGAAACCAATAGGCCGTCTCAGGGACTTGTCTCCCCCAATCGACGAGCGGCATCGCGCGTCCACACGCCGGCAGGAGCGCTCGCAGGAGGCCGTCCCGCGTGTGTCTCGTCAGCGCGTCGTTGACGTCGTCGACGGAGATGCTGAATTTGAGGTGGTAGTAGATGCCGGCCGCGGTGAACGGGGCTTCGGCCTCCAACTTCGCCGTGCGCGCGAGGAACCGCGAGAACCCGGGCTTGTTGAGCAGCGTCAGCGGGCTCACCTTCGTGCGGTCCAGCTCGGCGAGCTGGGCGTCTCCGAGGGCGGCCTCCTTGTCGCTCGCGATCTTGGCCGCG
This genomic window from Myxococcales bacterium contains:
- a CDS encoding TlpA family protein disulfide reductase, coding for MTAKAETPAPKPDETPAKKADPSDGAFYVVSLAVVVLALLFGFFGLPKMFRTAHAERIGKVAPDFTLPVLSNGDALGPKTEQIALASLKGRPVLLDYWATWCGPCQAEAPVVDRIYRRHKERGLVVLGVNVNAKNDLDSVAPWVQRKGLSFPILHDFDNSGSAAFNVTNIPTLVLISREGKVVAIRTGVTSDEDLDRLVKEAL